CACAATCCTAGATGTACAAGTTTGGCGGTGTTTTCTTAGTAGTGGCTTATTTAGGATGCCAACCTCAGACCTCATTCCTCTGAATTTGTACCGGCATAATCAGTGAAGTGAAAGTCAAACTTTTGAAGTTTTCTTCATAGCCGATGATTGCAAAGTTTAGTACCCTTAACATTATCTTGACAGGGCTGTGACATATGAAATTCTTGCAAATACCTGTCTAATCCGTATTTTTGACATTTGAATATTTGCTATCGCAGCTCTGCAAATCTTGAACCTCTGAATTTTTTTACACATTACTGTGGATGGATGTGGAATGCCTTTCTGCTTTGGCACATCTCAAAGGTTCTGTGTTTCTGTGGGGTAGTCCTCCTTCAGTTGCCATTTGGCTGCTATTCGCGTTGCATAAATGACATATCCCCATGAAAGCAATACAATGGTGAGAAGAATCTGTTAAAGGAAGGCAGCACAAAACGACAATTCATATAAAGTTACATTGGACATGTAAAGTCTGTCACCGAGCAGGATACAATGGCTTCTCTCAAGGAGTTCTGGGAACTGcaatgtttgggggtggggagtgctgaaaactggtacaaaataggatTTATTCTGGAAATAAGTCAGAACAATCCTAACTTATACCCCAAGCCCCATCTGCCAATTGGAACTAGGGTTGGATGGGGTAGAGGAGCTCTTTGGCAAGCAGAAAAGAGCATCGGGGTAGAAAACACTGTCTGCCCCAGTTCCACCTCATGTATGCCAGCCTGGAACTGGCATAGCTAATTTCCTcttattgctttcaatgggaggcggcaggggagagggagagaaatgaaaaTCATCTGTCAGGCTGGAAAGCCCAGCCAAACTGCCACCCATCCCCTCGGCTGTCCAGCTGCAGATTCACCGCTTTATTCCTCCTTGAGCTGTTAGGATTGCAGTGGAAAGTAGTTAAGTGTGCAGCAGAGGTGTCCGAGAATTCTTGCTGCACCAGTCAGCCTTACACAGTTCCCCTTGGTAACAAAAACCACGCAGAAAGACTGGCAGTCCAGTCCTAAGCATGCATAATTGGAAgtcattcttatttatttcacTGCATCATTAATGCCTTGACATTGCTTCTATGTACAGTAAAACGTGCTGGTTTCAGACTGTGGCAGTAAAACAAGGTCACAGGGATAGATTCAAAAAATGTGTCACTCAGTCATCAAGCAGGAGGAAGTGCTTCTAACTACTAAATTTCTTCTCCCTGCTGCCTCCTGtattttcccttcctccccataTCTCCCGGATTCTGTCAACCCAAGATTCTATCAAATGCAGTTATTTACTACACAAGTTCTGTTAGAGGTCTAATGTGTGACCTAGTATTGTGTGAAGGAAGCAGGAAGAAAAGCAAGAGGCTATGTCCTGAAATGGGCTTGTTTGCGCTGTCTCCAAACACTGATTTCCATCTTGACAAATTTGTAAATTTTCATTTCTTTGGATCTGAAAGCAGTTTTGGTATAGCTCTTCTAGCGTTAACATACTAAACGGATGGAGCAGGAGTCTTGGGGAGATTACCACGGACAATGCCAATACTGTACTCTGGCTAGTAATTGGGTGAGACAGCAAAGGCAAACGAGAACGGGCATAATATGATTTTTGAGCAAAGGAATTTCATGGTTGGGGCCCCTTACTAAAAGGCTGGCTGCTGTCCAAATGGGCAAGGCTAAAAGGTGGTTGGAAGCGATGTTAGTCAGATTATTCAAATGCACCCTTGATTTTAACTATAAACTGATTCCTAAAAATGGAATCCCCATCTTTAGATTCAGTATACCTTTTTTTAACCTCTCAGATACTGGCTATTTCCTTCATGCCCTCTGGGCTTTCAAGCTTCCCCAATAAGtggtgtttaggattgtagcctatacCCGCTTACCtgcataagccccactgaacatagcAGGACTTACTTTccagtaaacatgcatacgacTGTAATCCTATCCCCAATGAAGTCAATAGGACTTTTGAACACACGTGTATAGGGCTGCTGTGTGAATCGGCGTTTACCAAGGTTGTTGCTATGAATCCAGACACCTCTGTGTTCTTGACCTGTTATGGAAAAGAGGTGCAAGAGGCTAAGAAAGCGACAGGCACCTTACCAGTGAGTATATCCACTCCAGCGTCCGCCGGCTCACGTGAGCCATTCCTCTGCTGTATCTCTTAGTTACAACGACACGGAGTCTCCGGAAATGACGTAAAAAGCTACACAGGAAGAGCTGTAGAAGTGGGAGCCATCTTTGTTAAGGGAACCATCGTTCGAGAATAGTTTTCACTAACTTTCCGGGCTCAGGCATACTTTTTAGGCAAGTAGATTCAAAGTATCCttgggcttactcccaattaAGAGTGCATGGATGTAGGGTGCCATCCTATACAAATTTATTTAAGATTCAGCCCCATTGATAGTGGACTTACTTCCCAGAAAAGAGGCGTAGGTTTGGCAGCCGGTTTACGATAtctctgccttccagatgtttggggacacctgcaaggcaccaggctggggaaggtggaGATATTCCTTTCCTAAATTCCGAGTATAGGCTTAGGAGTTCGCTGCCAGGAATATGGGAGCTGTTTCCACCAATGAAATGTTTGTATGATTGCTCTAGATATCAAGTACCACGGGTAGGTTACACTGTAGTGTTCTGTTCTGAAATATTTCAGATGttaaaaagttgggttaagtgatcaaaaatacttaaaacagctttaaaatgaGGCATTATAACTTGGCCAGCCAAGTTATTATAGCAGcttaggcagaaaatcccacaaatacTTTTACCCATCCTTAGCAGTAGAACAGTTATTGATAAGTATCATAAGTATCTAACAATTGAAAGCCAGGACCCGGGAGCTCACTTGTGCTCCAGCGCAAAGTGagtaaaaccaaaaaccaaaaagcCTGACCCTGCTCCtacccaatgtccctggactccccccagtccagctccttccctctgctggaCCCCGCTACtcacagagaggagggaagaagctaaaAAGGGCGCCCACACCACCCACTGTCCTTGGGATTGTTCCGAGACTGCGAGTAAAACCGAAATATTAGCGGTCCCAGAAATCCCGGGGAattggagggatcgtccctgcctgctcccgggatcccttgtgcatttagatgcacaggg
This Elgaria multicarinata webbii isolate HBS135686 ecotype San Diego chromosome 6, rElgMul1.1.pri, whole genome shotgun sequence DNA region includes the following protein-coding sequences:
- the SMIM27 gene encoding small integral membrane protein 27, whose protein sequence is MAHVSRRTLEWIYSLILLTIVLLSWGYVIYATRIAAKWQLKEDYPTETQNL